Within the Candidatus Angelobacter sp. genome, the region GACGAAATACCGGGCACGACCTCAAACGGTATTCTTGCCGCGACAAGTTCCTCGGCTTCCTCACCGCCACGACCGAAAATGTAGGGATCGCCGCCCTTGAGCCGGACCACCGTCTTGCCGGCCTTCGCCCGGGCGACCAGCAGTTGGTTCAATTCGGCCTGCGGTATGGCGTGGTTCTTGGCGCGTTTACCTCCGAAAATTATCTCCGCCGTCCTCGGGGCGAGGCGCAGCAAGTCGGGATTGACCAGAGCGTCATAAACCACCACGTCAGCGCGCCCAAGCAGTTCGGCGCCGCGCAATGTGAGCAGTCCGGCGTCACCCGGTCCCGCGCCCACCAGATAAACCATGCCCTTTGCCCTCTTCATGGGCGCACACTCTAGGCATCCGCCGGACTTACGGCAATAAAACACAGGGAGCAAACATCAAACGCGAATCTGTCGGACATTGTCAAAGCCGGCGGACATTTGTAGGACCGGTTTCACCAACTGCCCGGCCCGACGCGGGTCCGACCATCAAACTGCGGAGTCTGCCGGTGTCCGGGATCGCGAGAAGGCTCGCCCGACGTATGAAATCATTTCTGTCGTTTATGCGTTGTTCGACGTTTCAAAACGTGCGGACCACCCGACACGCGGGCGGTGTCATACTTCTTTCGTGTGCAATTATTCTTCTGTCCGACCTGCGGGCGTTGGGTGGCCAGCTTACCAATGTTGAAACTGTTTTCCTCATTGTCATGGAAAATCACGACTGGGCCTCCGTCTATGGCAATACCGATTGTGCCTGCATCAACGAAACGCTGCTGCCCATGGCCTCACATGCCGAGCAATACTTCACGCCGTCAGGTCTGCATCCAAGCGAACCGAACTATCTCTGGCTGGAAGCCGGCACCAATTTCGGCATCTTCAACGACGCCCTCCCGGCGGAGAATCGCATCAGCACGCCGAACCATCTTACCTCATTGCTCGAACATGCGGGCGTCTCCTGGAAAACCTATCAGGAAAGCCTTGACGCCGGGGACAGCCCGCTCACCGACCATTCCCCTTATGTGGCGCGGCACGATCCTTTCGTTTTTTTCGACGACATCGCGACCAATGACGCGCGTCGCGCCAGCCATGTGCGTCCGTATTCGGAACTGGCCTCCGATCTGCAACAGGGGACCGTCGCGCGCTACAACTTTATTGTGCCCAACATCACGAACGACATGCACAGTCTGGCCTCCGGCGGTCACAGTTTGCAAAAGCAGGGTGACGACTGGCTCGCGCGCGAAACTCCCATGATTCTGTCCTCGGAGAACTACGCCAAAAACGGAGCGCTCTTTATTCTTTGGGACGAGGGCGACAACGAGACAAGCGACGGTCCGATCGGCTTGATTCTGCTTTCGCCGCTCGCCAAAGGAAGAGGCTACGCGAGCAACATCCGTTACACACACAGCTCGTTGTTGCG harbors:
- a CDS encoding alkaline phosphatase family protein, whose amino-acid sequence is MRCSTFQNVRTTRHAGGVILLSCAIILLSDLRALGGQLTNVETVFLIVMENHDWASVYGNTDCACINETLLPMASHAEQYFTPSGLHPSEPNYLWLEAGTNFGIFNDALPAENRISTPNHLTSLLEHAGVSWKTYQESLDAGDSPLTDHSPYVARHDPFVFFDDIATNDARRASHVRPYSELASDLQQGTVARYNFIVPNITNDMHSLASGGHSLQKQGDDWLARETPMILSSENYAKNGALFILWDEGDNETSDGPIGLILLSPLAKGRGYASNIRYTHSSLLRTLQEIFDVRPFLGDAADATDLDDLFADDQPLAVSLHFTNDLPQLTFTGLTTGKTNKIQISTNLFDWLTLSTNIMTSNSLSFIDVTATNDSRRFYRVLEFR